One window of the Puntigrus tetrazona isolate hp1 chromosome 13, ASM1883169v1, whole genome shotgun sequence genome contains the following:
- the fbln5 gene encoding fibulin-5, whose product MLFELRGLSWSTNKRMLSILICIIFCIHSSKSQTCTDGFTYDRRARQCIDIDECRTLPDPCRGDMQCVNQNGGYLCIPRGLYSQSYARNSPRSYPEPSYPEESYPDRSLGYSEPLIPNVPPVGAGPGPGPGPSYPIVSRSTPCILGYTLGADGTCVDVDECEAESHQCNPTQVCINTAGGYTCSCTEGYWLVGGQCQDIDECRYGYCQQLCANVPGSYSCSCSPGFLLNTDIRTCQDVDECETNPCSHGCLNTYGSFMCTCDEGFELASDGTTCNDLDECSFSDFLCQHTCVNTPGSFSCICPSGYYVYEDGRSCEDLNECESGNNTCTTTQTCFNFQGGYTCLDPLRCDPPYIELSDNQCMCSAENPACRERPFTILYRHMDLSSGRSIPADIFQMQATTRYPGAFYIFQIKSGNEGREFYMRQTSNISATLVLARPIKGPKTIVLDLEMVTVNNVINFRGSSIIRLTIFVSEHPF is encoded by the exons ATGTTATTTGAACTACGTGGCTTGAGTTGGTCGACCAACAAAAG aaTGTTGTCCATTTTAATATGTATCATATTCTGCATTCACTCCAGCAAAAGTCAG ACTTGCACAGATGGATTTACTTACGACCGCCGTGCCAGACAGTGTATCG ACATTGATGAGTGTCGGACACTGCCAGACCCGTGCCGGGGGGACATGCAGTGTGTAAATCAGAACGGTGGATACCTGTGCATCCCCCGCGGACTCTACTCCCAATCCTATGCCCGAAATAGTCCACGTTCCTATCCTGAGCCTTCCTATCCCGAAGAGTCCTACCCTGACAGATCGTTGGGATATTCTGAACCATTAATTCCTAACGTTCCTCCTGTTGGAGCAGGTCCTGGTCCAGGCCCTGGTCCAAGCTACCCAATAGTGAGCCGGTCAACTCCTTGCATCCTTGGATATACACTTGGTGCCGATGGTACTTGTGTTG atgttgaCGAATGTGAGGCAGAGTCACACCAGTGTAACCCGACTCaagtgtgtataaatacagCCGGTGGATATACCTGCTCATGTACCGAGGGCTACTGGCTGGTGGGTGGACAGTGCCAAG ACATTGATGAGTGTCGCTATGGTTACTGCCAGCAGCTGTGCGCTAATGTCCCTGGCTCATATTCCTGTTCCTGTAGCCCTGGATTCCTTCTTAATACTGATATCAGGACATGCCAAG ATGTGGACGAATGTGAGACAAACCCATGCTCTCACGGCTGTTTGAACACGTACGGCTCATTCATGTGTACCTGTGATGAGGGCTTCGAGCTCGCTTCTGATGGGACCACCTGCAATG ATCTGGACGAGTGCAGTTTCTCAGACTTCCTTTGTCAGCACACGTGTGTGAACACACCAGGATCATTCTCCTGCATTTGTCCTTCTGGATATTACGTGTATGAGGATGGAAGAAGCTGTGAAG ACCTCAATGAATGTGAGTCTGGTAACAACACCTGTACAACAACACAAACGTGTTTCAATTTCCAGGGAGGTTACACATGTCTGGACCCTCTGAGGTGTGATCCACCTTACATAGAGCTCAGTGACAA tcaATGCATGTGCTCTGCTGAGAATCCCGCTTGCCGAGAACGACCCTTCACTATCCTGTATAGGCATATGGATTTGTCTTCCGGCCGCAGTATTCCTGCcgatatatttcaaatgcagGCCACCACACGTTACCCTGGAGCATTTTACATCTTTCAGATCAAGTCTGGCAATGAGGGGCGAGAGTTTTACATGCGG caaACCAGTAATATCAGTGCAACTTTGGTTCTGGCCCGGCCCATTAAAGGACCGAAGACCATCGTTCTTGATCTAGAGATGGTTACCGTTAACAACGTCATCAACTTCAGAGGCAGTTCAATCATACGTCTCACAATATTTGTTTCTGAACATCCATTCTGA